TGTAGCAGAGGAGTTTGGGTTTGTAGGCTCATCCATTCTGCTGTTGCTATATTTTATTTTGATTCATCGAATGATCCTGATTTCGCTGGAATGCCGGGATCGAGCTGGACCATATATTATTGTCGGGATTGTGTCCATGTTGCTATATCAGATTTTTGAGAACATTGGTGCGTTTCTGGGCATTATGCCACTTACGGGGATTACGCTCCCGTTCATAAGCTATGGCGGTACCTCGTTGCTTATTAACATGGCTAGTATTGGCTTAGTTATGAGCATTAAGGTGCATGGCCAGGAGCTAGAGGATGACCTGCCGCAGCCTTCCAGAGTAAGCTTGACGAAGGCGAAAAAAGCCTAGTACAGGTGGGTTGTGGCTTAATATTAATAGTTATTTTTACGAGTTGAAACGGTGCAACAAAAGAGTCCAGATTGTGAAATCTGGGCTTTTTTATATTCCTAGGTGACGATCTAGCTTGCAATAGCCTGAATTATTTTACGAGATTCATAGGTTTAGACTCTCCCAAACCGGACAGACTGATAGATATGATAGAGTTTGGGTTTGGGGGGACGAAGATGAGAAGTTGGATAAAGCAAGCTGCAATGATACTCTTTTGTATTTCAATATTAATGATGTCTTGGGAAGGTCAAAAAACAGATGCAGCTATGACCACGGGGGCAAGAGGAACTTTAGCATCTGGAGTGACCACCACAGGGTTGAAAGTAATTCCGCACGATTCCATTCGACTGCGAATTTTAGCAAATTCAGATCGTCCGGAGGATCAGTTGGTTAAGCGCGAAATACGGGATGCCATCGTGCAGCAGATGAATGCGTGGGTGGGTGAACTGGACAATCCACAAAGCCTAAATCAAGCCAGAGTGTTGATTGACGCACATTTACCTGAAATTGATCGCTTGGTAGGTGAAGAACTGGCTCTTCGCGGTATAGCGTATGATCATCAGGTGGAGCTGGCAAGTGTACCTTTTCCGACGAAAATGTACGGAGGTCTTGTCTACCCGGCAGGGAATTATGAGGCGCTTCGGGTTACACTGGGGCAAGGGAAAGGGCAAAATTGGTGGTGTGTGCTGTTCCCGCCGTTGTGCTTTATTGATGCAGGCAGTGGTGAAGCAGCAGCACAAACTGTATCGGCAAAAACAAGTCATGAAGACAATCGAACGAACGCCGCTGGCAAGGAGCCGGAAGTACGTTTTTTCCTGTGGGATGCCCTTACGGGGCTGTGGAGCTGGGTGAGTGGCTTGTTTGCCTAAATGTTTCGTCAGTGCTATGGAAAAGAGAACAACGAGTGTAATTTTCCCCATATGTTATAATGGAACTTACGATAGATATACAGAGGGCAGAGCCAAATCGAACTGATTTGTTAAAGTAGGTTTTTGGGGATCAGGGCCATGAAATGGCCTGTATGACAATAAGATATGGGATGATCTGATATGAGTGATAAAGTGAATCAAATGCATGACTTGCACGTAGGTTTTGTGAAAAAAGAGATAGCAGAGCAGGAGCAGGCGTTACAGCCTTCTCATACACACTGGTGGGATGTAAGATGTCTGGTTCCTGTAGAGAGCACGACTGTATCTGCTATCTCGTCTTTTGAGGTGGAAAAAGTGGATTCCGTTGATTCTGTGAACAACACTGACGGGGATGGTTCTGACGAACTTTCAGCTGGACAGGCTCTGATCGCAGCGGAAAAGGGCATACGCGAGGCCGCCGTACTTCTCCAGGCTGGAGAGACGGTAGCCTTCCCTACGGAAACCGTGTACGGACTGGGGGCCGATGCACGCAGCACGAAAGCGGTGGAGGCGGTATTTGCTGCCAAAGGTCGTCCTTCCGATAACCCGCTCATTGTACATATTTCCGATGCTGCTCAATTAAAAGGCATGGTAGCGGAAATTAACGATACATCCCGAGCGCTGATGAATGCATTTTGGCCAGGACCGCTGACCCTCGTATTGCCGGTAGTGCCGCAGGCACTGTCATCGCGTGTGACAGCAGGTTTGGACACGGTCGGTGTGCGCATGCCGGATCATCCGATCGCGCTGCGCTTGATCACGGAAGCCGGTTGTCCGCTGGCTGCACCAAGCGCCAACCGCTCGGGAAGACCCAGTCCGACTCTAGCACAGCATGTGCTGGAGGACCTGGAGGGTCGCATCGGCGGTATTTTGGACGGAGGTCCCACGGGGGTGGGACTGGAGTCCACGGTAGTGCAAGCGGGTGACGACGGAACCGTCACCATTCTGCGCCCTGGCGGCGTGACGGCTGAACAGCTCGCTGCGGTTGCTCGCGCCGTCGTATTGGACCCGGCGTTGGCTGCCACACCGGGGCAGGATGTCGACAGCCTGGCGCCACGCTCGCCGGGCATGAAGTATACGCACTACGCGCCGCGAGGCCGCTTGAGCGTGGTACAAGGCCCGTCGCCTGTTGAAGTGACGGGCTGGATTCGCGACGCGCTGGCGGAGGCTGCCGCGCGCGGGGAGCGCACGGCGGTGCTCGCGTTCGACGACCATGCCGCCGGCTACGCCGGAGAACGGGTCTACACGCTGGGCAAGCTGGACGCGCTTCATGAGGCAGCGCAGCGTCTATATGGCGTGCTCCGACGCTGCGATGAAGACGGCGTCACCTACATTTTGGCGGAAGCCTGCCCGCCGAAGGGATTGGGAGACGCCGTCATGAATCGACTGCTTAAAGCGGCAGGTCATCGAATTATCCGATTGTAGCTTCTGTAAAGAATGGAGTCTCTTATTTTAATTCCTCCTCTCTCCTCGTCTCTGTTTTGGGTATTTTCAGTACCTGCTTGTACTGATTTGCCCCTTGTCCGCATAACGTGTACAAGAACAGACGGATAATGGAGGGATGGAGTATGCTGGCAGCCTCTGCCGATGCTGGGCAGGTTGTAACGATTCTGATCATGGCGGTAGCGCTAGGGATGGATGCGCTGTCGCTGGGCGTAGGGATCGGTATGAAGGGGATACGCCTGCGAGACGTGCTGCGCATCAGCATTGTGATTGGTTTTTTTCACATCCTGATGCCGTTGCTGGGAATGTTCACAGGCCATTATATGAGTTCTTTATTAGGCCATGTGACGACCTATTTCGCAGGGGGATTACTCATCCTTTTGGGCGGGCATATGGTGTACAATTCCTTCAAGGGAGACGGCGTACACGTATTGGATCATCGGTCGCCTTTGGGTCTTTTGCTATTTGCACTTGGGGTGAGCATTGACTCATTTTCTGTGGGAGTGTCCCTGGGGATGTTCCAGAGTGACCTGGTGCTGACTGTTCTGGCCTTTGGTTTTTGCGGGGGAGCGATGGCGATGCTGGGGCTGTTACTGGGGCGCAAGGTCAGCCGCAATCTGGGGGATTATGGAGAGGCGGTGGGCGGTGCCGTTTTGCTGGCATTTGGCTTTATGTTTATGTTTTGATTTTAACGTAGACAGTGTAAAATAAATACAGGATTTGAGTAATCCTCTGTTTATATATTTTTTCAACATACGGGGGGTGAAGACGTTGAAGAATATCTTATTTGTATGCACAGGGAACACCTGTCGCAGTCCAATGGCTGAGGGGATGCTACGTAAGTTGGCTGCTGAGCATGGACTGGAACTGGAAGTGCGTTCCGCTGGAGTAGCTGCGATGGACGGGGCGTCGATATCCCGGCATGCAGAGGCGGTTCTACGTGATCACGATATATCCGATCAGATCACTTCAACCCCTTTAAGCGACGGGCTTGCCGAGTGGGCACATCTGATCTTAACCTTGACGCAAGGACATAAACAGCATGTCATTCAACGGTTTCCACAAACGGCGGGCAAAGTATTTACGCTGAAGGAATATGTGGAGGACCGGGACGCAGTGCTGAATGACGTACAGGAGTTAGATGGTTTGTATGCATCACAGCAGTTGATGGCTTCACTTGGACAAGAGCTATCAGCGCAGGAACGTGAGCGAATGATTGAATTACATCAACGGATTCCGGGCTTCGATATCTCAGATCCGTTTGGCGGTTCGCGGGAGGACTACGATGTCACAGCTGCGGAAATCCGTGTAGCTTTGCATAAGTTGCTGGACAAGCTAAAGGGATCTTCCGAATAAAGTCGGTACCATTCCTCTATTTTGTACGGAATCTGTTGATTTTCGACAGTTAATCCGTTAAGATAAGGTGGAAAAATGAGAATCCGATGTAACTGGCGACAAAAGTGGGATTAACCACGATGGAGCATCGGATATACGGCCGGTCGCCTGGGCAAAAGAGCAATTCCACATAGGTGTGGACTGCTCTTTTTTCGTATACGAGCTACAGCAGATCTTCTGTTGCCTTCTTGTTCTTCCATTTTTTCTGCTCGAAATCTGAAACATCGGCTATAATATAGTCAGATTGTGATCAGGAGAGAGTGTGTTGAACTTGGGGCATGGGACCATGCCTAGTCTCTGAGAGGCTGTTCAACCAAAGGAGGTTCCAATGGTAGAACAATTGGATCATGAGATTTCACTCGAAGCACAGACCGCTTCTGTCGTGCGGGAAATTGCAGAAGTGGCCAGTCTTAAAGCTGGTCGCCTGCTGGTTATTGGCGCAAGCACGAGTGAAGTGGCTGGAAGTCGGATCGGCACAGCAGGAGCGCTGGATGTGGCTCAGCAAGTGTTGTCTGGAGTAGAATCCGTTCGCAGAGAGTATGGCTTTGATGTGGCGTTTCAATGCTGTGAGCACTTGAACCGAGCACTGGTCGTTGAACGTTCTCTACTGGAGCGATTAGGCCTGATGGAGGTTGCGGCTGTTCCTGTTCGTACAGCAGGGGGCTCTATGGCTACCGTTGCCTATCGCTCTATGGACGATGCGTGTCTGGCGGCGAATGTGCAGGCTCATGCCGGGATAGACATCGGCGAAACGCTGATTGGCATGCATTTGCGCCCGATTGCCGTTCCGTTTCGCCCAAGCCTTCGCTGGATTGGTGAAGCACGTGTGACGGCTGCGTTCACTCGTCCTCCGCTTATTGGCGGACAACGGGCAGTGTACAGTCTGGAACAAGAAGCCGGTGGAAACTGCGATTAGCATTTGGCATGTCGGCATGTTTGTACTGATCTTTTTTGCATTGATGATGAGGTACCCAACAGAGGAGCAGGCATTTGCTTGTATACCCAACAATTTGACCATGGAGAGGGAGTAATCAATCATGATGGAACATCTGCGTAAAAGTGACCCGGCAGTGATGGAAGCAATGGGGCTTGAACTGAAACGGCAACGCCACAATATCGAGCTGATCGCATCTGAGAATATCGTCAGTGAAGCAGTAATGGAAGCCATGGGCTCCGTGCTTACCAATAAATATGCTGAAGGTTATCCGAACAAACGCTACTATGGTGGCTGTGAGCATGTAGATATCGTCGAAGATATTGCACGTGACCGTGCGAAAGAACTATTTGGCGCCGAGCATGCGAATGTACAGCCTCACTCTGGAGCGCAGGCTAACATGGCGGTATATCTGGCAGCTCTTCAACCTGGAGATACTGTACTGGGTATGAATCTGGCGCATGGCGGCCACTTAACACACGGAAGCCCGGTTAATGCCTCCGGTTTGTTGTATAACTTTGCTGCTTACGGTGTACGTGAAGACAACTTCCGCATCGACTACGATGAAGTGCGCAAAGCAGCCTTCAAGCACCGCCCTCGTCTGATCGTAGCTGGTGCAAGTGCATATCCGCGTACTATCGATTTTGAAGCCTTTGCTTCCATTGCTAATGATGTAGGTGCTTTATTCATGGTGGATATGGCACATATCGCAGGTCTCGTGGCAGCAGGGATTCATCCTAGTCCGGTTCCCCATGCTCAATTTGTGACAACAACGACGCACAAAACGCTGCGTGGTCCGCGTGGGGGGCTAATTCTGACTCGCAAAGCGTGGGCGCAAGCGATTGATAAAGCTATCTTCCCTGGTACTCAAGGAGGACCACTGATGCACGTGATCGCGTCCAAAGCAGTTGCTTTGGGTGAAGCGCTCCAGCCATCATTCAAAACCTATGCGCAAAACGTAGTTCGCAACGCACAGGTGCTGGCTGAAACACTGCTGGCAGAGGGAATCAACATTGTATCCGGTGGTACGGATAATCACCTGATGCTGTTGGATACTCGCAATTTGAATATTACAGGTAAAGAAGCGGAGCATGTATTGGATTCCGTGGGTATCACGGTCAACAAAAATGCCATTCCTTTCGATCCAACGAGTCCGTTCGTTACCAGCGGCATTCGTATTGGTACACCTGCTGCAACTTCTCGTGGTATGGATGAAGAAGCTATGGTTAAAATTGGTAAAATTATTGCTGATACTCTTAAAAATCCAAAAGATGATACTGTATTGTCCAAAGCAAGCCAAGCGGTGGGCGAGTTGACAGACAAGTTCCCGATCTATCCAGGAACACAATACTAATTCATCGCCATTCCTTTTAATCTTTATATGATAAGGCTGTTTTCCTTTCGTTAGCGAAGGGAGAACAGCCTTTTTTTGATTCCAGACGACTCGAAACTTACGTTTTTGGGTAATAAGCGATTAAAGTAAGGATTTATGCGCATTTTCCTTCATGATCTACGACCAAAGGAGTGATTGCATTGAGCCAAAGAAAATCCGCGCAATTATTGCAGCAGCTCATATTTGTAGGACCGATGGCGTTGTTTTTCGTCTTAATTATGGTCATTCCGTTCCTGTTGGGGCTGTATTATTCCATGACGAACTGGGATGGCGTATCTGAACATGTCCGATGGCTCGGACTAGGGAATTACATTCATATTTTTAAAGATGATCCGGACTTCCGTAATGCATTTTGGTTTACGGTCCGCTTTACCGTATGTGGTGTCATTCTAACTAACCTGGTGGGCTTTTTCCTGGCCTATGCGCTTACAAAGCCGTTGCGTACCCGCAATGCACTGCGAACTGTATTTTTTATGCCTAATATGATCGGCGGCTTGCTGCTCGGCTTCATCTGGCAATTTATATTTGTACGCGGCTTTTCGGCGGTGGGAGAGGCCACAGGGCTTTCTTTTTTCAAACTGCCGTGGTTAGGTGATGGGCCGACTGCATTTTGGGGAACTGTCATTGTGTTTGTTTGGCAATACGCAGGTTATCTCATGGTTATTTACATATCCTCTCTAAATAATGTCCCGCATGCTCTTATTGAATCAGCCCAAATTGATGGTGCGAGCCGAAGACAGGTTTTGCGTCATATCGTGGTGCCGCTTATTATGCCAGCAGTGACCGTCTGCTTGTTCCTGGCGATATCCTGGTCCTTTAAAGTATTTGAGCTGAATTTGGCTTTGACAAAGGGTGGACCATTCAAGGCGACAGAGTCTGTAGCGTTGGACATATATAATGAAGCGTTTACAAATAATCGACTTGGATTGGGAACTGCTAAGGCTATGATTTTCTTCGTGGTCGTTGCGATCATTACCAGCATTCAGGTGCGCCTCACGAAGAAAAAGGAGGTCGAAATGTAATGGAAAAAACATCGAACTATCGTTTAAGCACATGGGTAGCTGAAATATTGCTTATTGTGATTGGGTTGATCTTTCTAATTCCGTTCTATTTTTTGCTCGTGAACTCGGTTAAATCTTTTGGAGACATTTTGGCTTATTCCGCTTCGTGGCCGACAACCTTCCGTTTTGAAAACTATGCTAACGCCTGGAATAAAATAAACTTTCCCACAGCACTGGGGAATTCACTGATCGTCACCATCGTCAGCAATGCGCTTTTGCTGCTGATCAGCTCGATGGCCGCCTACCAAATGGTTCGGCATGATACTCTTTTTAATCGGTTCCTGTTCGGGCTGCTTGTGGCTGCGATGGTCGTACCTTTTCAATCGATTATGTTGCCGCTTATGGAAGTGTCCAACGTATTGAGCCTGAACAACAGCATACCAGGACTGATTTTGTGCTATCTGGGTTTTGGAGCGCCTTTATCAGTTTTTCTGTTTCATGGTTTTATTAAAACGGTGCCTATTGAGGTTGAGCAAGCGGCGAGAGTAGATGGTTCCTCTCGCTACGGGGTGTTCTTTCGCATCGTTTGTCCACTGTTGCTCCCTATGTTCGTGACCGTACTTATTTTGAATACGTTATGGATCTGGAATGATTATCTGCTGCCTTCGCTCATTTTGAATGATCCTGAGCTGCGTACGATTCCGATTGCGACCTATATGCTGTTTGGTCAATATACCAAGCAATGGGACTTGGCGTTGCCCGCACTGGTGCTCGGAATCACGCCAATCGTTGTGTTTTTTCTGGTGATGCAAAAATACATCGTTTCTGGCATTGCGGCCGGAGCGGTTAAAGGCTGATGGGAGGGTTATCGGATGAAAAAGACAGTGCTGCTTGTCATCTCCCTGATGTTGCTGCTTACGTGTATGCTTGCAGGTTGTGGTAATACAAAGGCTCAACAGAGTGGGACCAAAACGATACACATTTATCAATTCAAAGTGGAGATTTCGGAACCGTTGAACAAACTGAAGGCTGAGTATGAAAGAACGCACCCTGGTATCAAGCTGGATATTCAATCTGTCGGTGGGGGTACGGACTACGGTGCTTCGTTGAAGGCTAAATTCGCCTCAGGCGACCAGCCGGACATTTTCACGAATGAGGGTTACCAGGATCGCGATACGTGGTTTGAGTATCTGGAGGATTTGTCGGATCAGCCATGGGTGAAGGACCTGGACGATTTCGCCCGTAAGCCGATGACGGTTAACGGTAAGATTTATGGACAGCCTATGAACCTGGAGGGATTTGGTTTTGTTTATAATAAGGATTTGTTCAAAAAAGCGGGTATAACCAAATTGCCTCAGACGTTAGATGAATTGGAGGAAGCAGCCAAGCGACTGAAAGCAGCAGGGATTATCCCTTTTGCTAACGGCTATGCAGAATGGTGGGTTCTGGGAAACCATTTTATCAATATCCCCTTTGCCAGACAGCCGAACCCGGAGAGTTACGTTGCGGATTTAAACCAAGGAACTGCTCGCATTCCTGGTAACCCCGTGTTCCATCAGTGGGTGAAGTTGCTTGACCTGACTTTAAAATATGGAAACCCCAATCCGCTCACGACGGACTACAATACACAAGTGACACTGTTTTCAACAGGTAAGGCCGCTATGATGCACCAGGGGAACTGGACGCAGCCGCAAATAGATGGAATTAATCCTAACTTGAATTTGGGTATTCTTCCTACGCCTATAGACAATAATTCTTCCACTGGAGACAAACTGGCTGTGGGAGTGGCCTCGAACTGGGTTGTCAACAAAAACTCGCCTGTGAAGCAGGAGGCAAAGGAATTTCTCAACTGGCTGGTCACATCAGAAACAGGTAAGCATTATATTACCAAGGAGTTTAAGTTCGTTCCTGCCTTCAAAAGTATCATGTCCAGTGACGAGACCACAGGTGATTTGGGTGCGGAAATATCACGGCACGTGAAGGAAGGCAAGATATGGAGCTGGAACTTCCAACGCTTTTCAAAGGGGCTAAATCAGGATTTAAGCAGTAGTATGCAAGCCTATATCGCAGGCGTTATTACGAAGGACGAAATGCTTCAGCAATTTCAGGGAGCGTGGGACAATCTGAAGTATAGATAAAGAATATATGCGTGGGATAGCAGAGGCTATATCTCAGGCAGGAAGTTTAGAACTGGTAGGCTTTGACGGTCAAGGACCGTCAGAGCCTTTTTAGTATGATTTCATATGACAAAAGTCACACGTAAATGGGCCTTGCCAAGTATTTTGCCTGTCATATCTTTCCCTTGACAAAAGGTTGCAGTGGCAGGTGTTAAATCAATCAAGGGAATGTTATAATAAACAGGATTTACAGGCACGCATTGCATCTGTGCTTATTTGGTTTGTACAAATAGGTTACATAGATCCTTTCGAATCAGGATGTTCGATATGCTGGTGCGGAAGAACGTGACGATAATACCGGAGGGAATATATTATGGCAAAACTGGTGGTTTGCGATCACCCTTTGATCCAACACAAACTTACATTTATCCGCGATGTACGGACCAACACGAAAGATTTCCGTGAACTGGTTGATGAAGTAGCAACTTTGATGGCTTATGAAATTACAAGAGATATTCCGCTGGAGAGCATTACGGTACAGACTCCAGTTGCTGAAACTGAAGGTAAAGTGATTTCTGGTCGTATGTTGGGCCTTATCCCGATTTTGCGTGCAGGCCTGGGTATGCTGGATGGTGTCGTAAAGCTTTTGCCTGCTGCAAAAGTAGGACATGTGGGGTTGTTCCGTGATCCTGAGACATTGCAACCCGTAGAATATTATACGAAGCTGCCTACGGATGTAACTGAACGTGAATTGATCGTAATTGATCCGATGCTTGCAACAGGCGGGTCGGCGATCGCAGCGATTGATGTGTTGAAAAAAAGAGGCTGTACTCAAATTAAAATGATGAATCTGATTGCCGCTCCTGAAGGAGTGAAAGCTGTGCAGGATGCGCATCCTGATGTAGACATTTATGTCGCTGCACTGGACGAGCGTTTGGATGATCATGGTTACATCATTCCGGGTCTTGGGGATGCGGGAGACCGCTTGTACGGGACTAAGTAGACTGCTTTTAGCGGTTCGGCACAATCTATGGACGCTAAGACAGATCATCTATCTGAATCACGGAAGATCTGGGAAGCAGACGTTTATTATGAAAAGGGGTTCAACGGAAAATGTCTAAAATTAAAGTAATGACCATTTTCGGTGTGCGTCCGGAAGCGATT
This window of the Paenibacillus polymyxa genome carries:
- the spoIIR gene encoding stage II sporulation protein R, giving the protein MRSWIKQAAMILFCISILMMSWEGQKTDAAMTTGARGTLASGVTTTGLKVIPHDSIRLRILANSDRPEDQLVKREIRDAIVQQMNAWVGELDNPQSLNQARVLIDAHLPEIDRLVGEELALRGIAYDHQVELASVPFPTKMYGGLVYPAGNYEALRVTLGQGKGQNWWCVLFPPLCFIDAGSGEAAAQTVSAKTSHEDNRTNAAGKEPEVRFFLWDALTGLWSWVSGLFA
- a CDS encoding L-threonylcarbamoyladenylate synthase, coding for MSDKVNQMHDLHVGFVKKEIAEQEQALQPSHTHWWDVRCLVPVESTTVSAISSFEVEKVDSVDSVNNTDGDGSDELSAGQALIAAEKGIREAAVLLQAGETVAFPTETVYGLGADARSTKAVEAVFAAKGRPSDNPLIVHISDAAQLKGMVAEINDTSRALMNAFWPGPLTLVLPVVPQALSSRVTAGLDTVGVRMPDHPIALRLITEAGCPLAAPSANRSGRPSPTLAQHVLEDLEGRIGGILDGGPTGVGLESTVVQAGDDGTVTILRPGGVTAEQLAAVARAVVLDPALAATPGQDVDSLAPRSPGMKYTHYAPRGRLSVVQGPSPVEVTGWIRDALAEAAARGERTAVLAFDDHAAGYAGERVYTLGKLDALHEAAQRLYGVLRRCDEDGVTYILAEACPPKGLGDAVMNRLLKAAGHRIIRL
- a CDS encoding manganese efflux pump MntP family protein, which codes for MLAASADAGQVVTILIMAVALGMDALSLGVGIGMKGIRLRDVLRISIVIGFFHILMPLLGMFTGHYMSSLLGHVTTYFAGGLLILLGGHMVYNSFKGDGVHVLDHRSPLGLLLFALGVSIDSFSVGVSLGMFQSDLVLTVLAFGFCGGAMAMLGLLLGRKVSRNLGDYGEAVGGAVLLAFGFMFMF
- a CDS encoding low molecular weight protein arginine phosphatase — encoded protein: MKNILFVCTGNTCRSPMAEGMLRKLAAEHGLELEVRSAGVAAMDGASISRHAEAVLRDHDISDQITSTPLSDGLAEWAHLILTLTQGHKQHVIQRFPQTAGKVFTLKEYVEDRDAVLNDVQELDGLYASQQLMASLGQELSAQERERMIELHQRIPGFDISDPFGGSREDYDVTAAEIRVALHKLLDKLKGSSE
- a CDS encoding TIGR01440 family protein — protein: MVEQLDHEISLEAQTASVVREIAEVASLKAGRLLVIGASTSEVAGSRIGTAGALDVAQQVLSGVESVRREYGFDVAFQCCEHLNRALVVERSLLERLGLMEVAAVPVRTAGGSMATVAYRSMDDACLAANVQAHAGIDIGETLIGMHLRPIAVPFRPSLRWIGEARVTAAFTRPPLIGGQRAVYSLEQEAGGNCD
- the glyA gene encoding serine hydroxymethyltransferase, with the protein product MMEHLRKSDPAVMEAMGLELKRQRHNIELIASENIVSEAVMEAMGSVLTNKYAEGYPNKRYYGGCEHVDIVEDIARDRAKELFGAEHANVQPHSGAQANMAVYLAALQPGDTVLGMNLAHGGHLTHGSPVNASGLLYNFAAYGVREDNFRIDYDEVRKAAFKHRPRLIVAGASAYPRTIDFEAFASIANDVGALFMVDMAHIAGLVAAGIHPSPVPHAQFVTTTTHKTLRGPRGGLILTRKAWAQAIDKAIFPGTQGGPLMHVIASKAVALGEALQPSFKTYAQNVVRNAQVLAETLLAEGINIVSGGTDNHLMLLDTRNLNITGKEAEHVLDSVGITVNKNAIPFDPTSPFVTSGIRIGTPAATSRGMDEEAMVKIGKIIADTLKNPKDDTVLSKASQAVGELTDKFPIYPGTQY
- a CDS encoding carbohydrate ABC transporter permease — its product is MSQRKSAQLLQQLIFVGPMALFFVLIMVIPFLLGLYYSMTNWDGVSEHVRWLGLGNYIHIFKDDPDFRNAFWFTVRFTVCGVILTNLVGFFLAYALTKPLRTRNALRTVFFMPNMIGGLLLGFIWQFIFVRGFSAVGEATGLSFFKLPWLGDGPTAFWGTVIVFVWQYAGYLMVIYISSLNNVPHALIESAQIDGASRRQVLRHIVVPLIMPAVTVCLFLAISWSFKVFELNLALTKGGPFKATESVALDIYNEAFTNNRLGLGTAKAMIFFVVVAIITSIQVRLTKKKEVEM
- a CDS encoding carbohydrate ABC transporter permease, which gives rise to MEKTSNYRLSTWVAEILLIVIGLIFLIPFYFLLVNSVKSFGDILAYSASWPTTFRFENYANAWNKINFPTALGNSLIVTIVSNALLLLISSMAAYQMVRHDTLFNRFLFGLLVAAMVVPFQSIMLPLMEVSNVLSLNNSIPGLILCYLGFGAPLSVFLFHGFIKTVPIEVEQAARVDGSSRYGVFFRIVCPLLLPMFVTVLILNTLWIWNDYLLPSLILNDPELRTIPIATYMLFGQYTKQWDLALPALVLGITPIVVFFLVMQKYIVSGIAAGAVKG
- a CDS encoding ABC transporter substrate-binding protein gives rise to the protein MKKTVLLVISLMLLLTCMLAGCGNTKAQQSGTKTIHIYQFKVEISEPLNKLKAEYERTHPGIKLDIQSVGGGTDYGASLKAKFASGDQPDIFTNEGYQDRDTWFEYLEDLSDQPWVKDLDDFARKPMTVNGKIYGQPMNLEGFGFVYNKDLFKKAGITKLPQTLDELEEAAKRLKAAGIIPFANGYAEWWVLGNHFINIPFARQPNPESYVADLNQGTARIPGNPVFHQWVKLLDLTLKYGNPNPLTTDYNTQVTLFSTGKAAMMHQGNWTQPQIDGINPNLNLGILPTPIDNNSSTGDKLAVGVASNWVVNKNSPVKQEAKEFLNWLVTSETGKHYITKEFKFVPAFKSIMSSDETTGDLGAEISRHVKEGKIWSWNFQRFSKGLNQDLSSSMQAYIAGVITKDEMLQQFQGAWDNLKYR
- the upp gene encoding uracil phosphoribosyltransferase, which encodes MAKLVVCDHPLIQHKLTFIRDVRTNTKDFRELVDEVATLMAYEITRDIPLESITVQTPVAETEGKVISGRMLGLIPILRAGLGMLDGVVKLLPAAKVGHVGLFRDPETLQPVEYYTKLPTDVTERELIVIDPMLATGGSAIAAIDVLKKRGCTQIKMMNLIAAPEGVKAVQDAHPDVDIYVAALDERLDDHGYIIPGLGDAGDRLYGTK